One genomic segment of Streptomyces liangshanensis includes these proteins:
- a CDS encoding alpha-L-rhamnosidase → MSGSPAADARTPRPADPAPDPSPAPPAALRPYALRCDHRTTPLGTDQPAPLLSWRLASDRRGDDPVAYRVRVAEHPRDLADGGRPLWDTGRVEDPDAVGVVYAGPALTARTRYHWRVTVWPGGTSPVPPPAEDTSWFETAMTDDHAWTASWIAHDPRPVDVVDAPTEGVVALDHHGLAPCPTLRRAFTASPPARARLYVSARGLYEVRINGARVGDAELAPGWTDYHHRVQYQTYDVTDLVRPGENVLAATLADGWWSGFVGFEPRRAGAHYGTFPQLIAELHLTGADGRTTKVVTDDTWRTATGAVRHADLLMGECHDLRFAADGWDRPGFDDSAWSPATVTDTGHRLLVASPDEPVRATATLLPRTVTRVAPGVHLVDFGQNLAGRVRLHVPALAPGERVVVRHAEVLDGTDRLYTANLRTAAATDVLVGDGRPHVMFEPRFTYHGFRYAEINGLPDLDPSDVVAVVLHSDTPWAGAFDCSDPDIRRLHDCVSWGQRSNFVSVPTDCPQRDERLGWLADAQVFLPTAALNADVAAFFTKWLRDVDDARTPDGGFTNVAPRLAGVDDEGAPGWGDAGVIIPWHLHRTYGDPRFLSRALAGMCAWVDLIHRHNPDLVWRKRVGPHFSDWLAPGTPTPRDVIATAYFAHSARITSLAAGVVGERETARRYGELADAISAVFAERFVTTDRPGPDGTSAGRTDPDGTDPDRTSTDGTSTDGTSTGALSLRIEGDTQTGYLVALAFELLPDDLADAAARRLAELIEKAGPALTTGFLGVALAAPVLDAYGRADLAHALLRRTEHPSWLFPLRHGATTVWERWDGWTPDGGFQAASMNSFNHYALGSVGEWLYRGVAGLDQHPDSTGYRHLRVRPHPGGLTHAGARYESVRGEVQVRWTREDDRFELRVQVPPGVTADVRVPTTDPASVRESDTRIEDGPHLIPLATAHDHVLCRVASGTYRFTSVYTDTDTSPTARLPHALRQDRRRPSPAAASFAGTHEEDTP, encoded by the coding sequence GTGTCCGGTTCCCCGGCAGCGGACGCACGGACCCCGCGACCCGCCGACCCGGCGCCCGACCCGTCACCCGCCCCGCCGGCCGCCCTGCGCCCGTACGCGCTGCGGTGCGACCACCGCACCACCCCGCTCGGTACGGACCAGCCGGCGCCCCTGCTGTCGTGGCGGCTGGCGTCCGACCGGCGCGGCGACGACCCCGTCGCCTACCGGGTCAGGGTCGCCGAGCACCCCCGCGACCTGGCCGACGGCGGCCGGCCGCTCTGGGACACCGGGCGGGTCGAGGACCCCGACGCCGTCGGAGTGGTCTACGCCGGGCCCGCCCTGACGGCCCGTACGCGCTACCACTGGCGGGTCACCGTCTGGCCGGGCGGGACCTCGCCCGTACCCCCGCCCGCCGAGGACACGTCGTGGTTCGAGACCGCGATGACCGACGACCACGCGTGGACCGCCTCCTGGATCGCCCACGACCCCCGGCCCGTGGACGTCGTGGACGCCCCCACCGAGGGCGTCGTCGCCCTCGACCACCACGGCCTCGCCCCCTGCCCCACCCTGCGCCGCGCGTTCACCGCGTCGCCCCCGGCCCGCGCCCGCCTCTACGTCAGCGCGCGCGGCCTGTACGAGGTCCGGATCAACGGCGCCCGCGTCGGCGACGCCGAACTCGCCCCCGGCTGGACCGACTACCACCACCGCGTCCAGTACCAGACCTACGACGTCACCGACCTGGTCCGCCCCGGCGAGAACGTCCTCGCCGCGACCCTCGCCGACGGCTGGTGGAGCGGGTTCGTCGGCTTCGAACCACGCCGGGCCGGCGCCCACTACGGCACGTTCCCCCAACTGATCGCCGAACTGCACCTCACCGGCGCCGACGGCCGTACGACCAAGGTCGTCACCGACGACACCTGGCGCACCGCCACCGGCGCCGTCCGCCACGCCGACCTGCTCATGGGCGAGTGCCACGACCTGCGGTTCGCGGCCGACGGCTGGGACCGGCCCGGGTTCGACGACTCGGCCTGGTCGCCCGCCACGGTCACCGACACCGGCCACCGGCTGCTCGTCGCCTCGCCCGACGAGCCGGTCAGGGCCACCGCCACCCTGCTCCCGCGCACGGTCACCCGCGTCGCCCCCGGCGTGCACCTCGTCGACTTCGGCCAGAACCTCGCGGGGCGGGTACGGCTCCACGTCCCCGCCCTCGCTCCCGGCGAGCGCGTCGTCGTCCGGCACGCCGAAGTCCTCGACGGAACCGACCGGTTGTACACCGCGAACCTCAGGACGGCCGCCGCGACCGACGTCCTCGTCGGCGACGGCCGCCCGCACGTGATGTTCGAACCCCGCTTCACCTACCACGGCTTCCGCTACGCCGAGATCAACGGACTCCCCGACCTCGACCCGTCCGACGTCGTCGCCGTCGTCCTGCACAGCGACACCCCGTGGGCCGGCGCGTTCGACTGCTCGGACCCCGACATCCGGCGCCTGCACGACTGCGTCTCCTGGGGACAGCGCTCCAACTTCGTCAGCGTCCCCACCGACTGCCCCCAGCGCGACGAACGCCTCGGGTGGCTCGCCGACGCCCAGGTGTTCCTGCCCACCGCCGCCCTCAACGCCGACGTCGCCGCGTTCTTCACCAAGTGGCTGCGGGACGTGGACGACGCGCGCACCCCCGACGGCGGATTCACCAACGTCGCCCCGCGCCTCGCCGGGGTGGACGACGAGGGGGCGCCGGGCTGGGGAGACGCCGGGGTGATCATCCCGTGGCACCTCCACCGTACGTACGGAGACCCCCGCTTCCTCTCCCGCGCCCTCGCCGGGATGTGCGCCTGGGTCGACCTGATCCACCGTCACAACCCGGACCTGGTCTGGCGGAAGAGGGTCGGGCCGCACTTCTCCGACTGGCTCGCCCCCGGCACCCCCACCCCGCGCGACGTCATCGCCACCGCCTACTTCGCGCACAGCGCGAGGATCACCTCCCTGGCCGCGGGTGTGGTGGGGGAGCGGGAGACCGCACGGCGGTACGGGGAGCTGGCCGACGCCATCAGCGCGGTGTTCGCCGAGCGGTTCGTCACCACCGACCGGCCCGGCCCGGACGGGACCTCCGCCGGGAGGACCGACCCGGACGGCACCGACCCGGACCGCACCTCCACGGACGGGACCTCCACGGACGGCACCTCCACCGGCGCGCTCTCCCTGCGCATCGAGGGCGACACCCAGACCGGCTACCTCGTCGCCCTCGCCTTCGAACTGCTCCCCGACGACCTCGCCGACGCCGCCGCCCGCCGCCTCGCCGAACTGATCGAGAAGGCCGGACCCGCCCTCACCACCGGCTTCCTCGGCGTCGCCCTCGCCGCGCCCGTCCTCGACGCGTACGGCAGGGCCGACCTCGCGCACGCGCTCCTGCGCCGTACGGAACACCCCTCCTGGCTCTTCCCGCTGCGCCACGGCGCCACGACCGTGTGGGAACGCTGGGACGGCTGGACCCCCGACGGCGGCTTCCAGGCGGCCTCCATGAACTCCTTCAACCACTACGCGCTCGGCTCCGTCGGCGAATGGCTCTACCGCGGCGTCGCGGGCCTCGACCAGCACCCGGACTCCACCGGCTACCGGCACCTGCGCGTCCGCCCCCACCCCGGCGGGCTCACCCACGCCGGCGCCCGGTACGAGTCGGTGCGCGGCGAGGTCCAGGTCCGCTGGACCCGCGAGGACGACCGCTTCGAGCTGCGCGTCCAGGTGCCGCCCGGCGTCACCGCCGACGTCCGCGTCCCCACCACCGACCCCGCGTCGGTCCGCGAGTCGGACACCCGGATCGAGGACGGCCCGCACCTCATCCCGCTCGCCACCGCCCACGACCACGTCCTGTGCCGGGTCGCCTCCGGCACGTACCGCTTCACCAGTGTGTACACCGACACCGACACGTCCCCGACGGCCCGGCTCCCGCACGCGCTCCGCCAGGACCGGCGCCGACCGAGCCCGGCGGCGGCCTCGTTCGCCGGCACCCACGAGGAGGACACACCATGA
- a CDS encoding DUF4236 domain-containing protein has protein sequence MPITFRKSFRILPGVRLNINRRSWSVTTGGGKHGPRHTSSSTGRRTTSMDLPGPFGWRKTTRTKKS, from the coding sequence ATGCCGATCACATTCCGCAAGAGCTTCCGGATCCTGCCGGGGGTGCGGCTCAACATCAACCGCCGCTCCTGGTCCGTCACCACCGGCGGCGGCAAGCACGGGCCCCGGCACACGTCGAGCAGCACGGGGCGCAGGACGACCTCGATGGACCTGCCGGGCCCCTTCGGCTGGCGCAAGACCACGCGGACCAAGAAGAGCTGA
- a CDS encoding helix-turn-helix domain-containing protein — MADDYLVRIGKLIRVARQHRGWTQTQLAEALATSQSAVNRIERGNQNISLEMIARIGEALDSEIVSLGYAGPMHLRVVGGRRLSGAIDVKTSKNACVALLCGSLLNKGRTVLRRVARIEEVFRLLEVLNSIGVRTRWINDGVDLEIVPAAELDMEAIDAEAARRTRSIIMFLGPLLHRLDTFRLPYAGGCDLGTRTIEPHMIALRRFGLDIAATEGLYHAQVDRSVAPDRPIVLTERGDTVTENALLAAARHDGTTVIRNASSNYMVQDLCFFLEALGVRVDGIGTTTLTVHGTPNIDVDVDYSPSEDPVEAMSLIAAAVVTESRLTIRRVPIEFLEIELAVLEEMGLDHDRTAEYAADNGRTRLVDLTVRPSKLEAPIDKIHPMPFPGLNIDNVPFFAAIAAVAQGKTLIHDWVYDNRAIYLTDLNRLGGRLQLLDPHRVLVEGPTRWRAAEMMCPPALRPAVVVLLAMMAAEGTSVLRNVYVINRGYEDLAERLNSVGAQIEIFRDI, encoded by the coding sequence ATGGCAGACGACTACCTCGTACGCATCGGCAAGCTCATCCGCGTCGCCCGGCAACACAGGGGCTGGACCCAGACCCAGCTCGCCGAAGCACTGGCCACCAGCCAGAGCGCCGTGAACCGCATCGAGCGTGGCAACCAGAACATCAGCCTTGAGATGATCGCCCGCATCGGTGAGGCGCTCGACAGCGAGATCGTGTCGCTCGGGTACGCCGGGCCGATGCACCTGCGGGTCGTGGGCGGCCGCCGCCTGTCCGGCGCCATCGACGTCAAGACGAGCAAGAACGCCTGCGTGGCGCTGCTCTGCGGTTCGCTCCTCAACAAGGGCCGTACGGTCCTGCGCCGGGTGGCCAGGATCGAGGAGGTCTTCCGGCTGCTGGAGGTGCTCAACTCCATCGGGGTGCGTACCCGCTGGATCAACGACGGCGTGGACCTGGAGATCGTGCCCGCCGCCGAGCTGGACATGGAGGCGATCGACGCCGAGGCGGCCCGCCGTACCCGCTCCATCATCATGTTCCTCGGCCCACTGCTGCACCGCCTGGACACCTTCCGGCTGCCGTACGCGGGCGGTTGCGACCTCGGTACGCGCACGATCGAGCCACACATGATCGCGCTGCGCCGCTTCGGACTCGACATCGCCGCGACCGAGGGGCTCTACCACGCGCAGGTCGACCGTTCGGTGGCACCGGACCGCCCGATCGTCCTGACCGAGCGCGGTGACACGGTCACCGAGAACGCCCTGCTGGCCGCCGCCCGCCACGACGGGACGACCGTCATCCGCAACGCCTCCTCCAACTACATGGTCCAGGACCTGTGCTTCTTCCTGGAGGCGCTGGGCGTACGGGTCGACGGCATCGGTACGACCACCCTCACCGTGCACGGCACACCGAACATCGACGTGGACGTCGACTACTCCCCCTCCGAGGACCCGGTCGAGGCGATGAGCCTCATCGCGGCGGCGGTGGTGACCGAGTCGCGGCTGACGATCCGCCGTGTCCCGATCGAGTTCCTGGAGATCGAGCTCGCGGTGCTGGAGGAGATGGGCCTCGACCACGACCGTACGGCGGAGTACGCGGCGGACAACGGCCGTACGCGCCTGGTCGACCTGACCGTACGGCCCTCCAAGCTGGAGGCGCCCATCGACAAGATCCACCCGATGCCGTTCCCCGGCCTGAACATCGACAACGTGCCGTTCTTCGCCGCCATCGCGGCGGTGGCGCAGGGCAAGACGCTGATCCACGACTGGGTGTACGACAACCGCGCGATCTACCTCACGGACCTCAACCGCCTCGGCGGCCGCCTCCAACTCCTCGACCCGCACCGGGTCCTGGTGGAGGGCCCGACCCGCTGGCGCGCCGCCGAGATGATGTGCCCCCCGGCACTGCGCCCCGCGGTGGTGGTGCTCCTGGCGATGATGGCCGCGGAGGGCACCTCGGTCCTGCGCAACGTCTACGTCATCAACCGCGGCTACGAGGACCTGGCGGAACGCCTCAACTCGGTGGGCGCCCAGATCGAGATCTTCCGCGACATCTGA
- a CDS encoding HEPN domain-containing protein, protein MPVARGQDVDLDRAVAEFGRFCRASLPSSEDWLLLDGEIPAGTRIEIGEYVLEALSDEETKQLLPPMYAVMPSAPASWQNASVLKGAPFLRRVVPDRPLRSGHRFPLLEMPSCPELHHWRPLLPMLLWSDDVIRMNAWFIVEPGRCADLYARSVPVVPDIYATGDGQEIEYERRETGLWRLTGRDISRLGAFCAAVDGLIGAVLEGANEKNKKAKTRTRRLQRAAEHLLRAAHRTYGNDFVWEEDADEVTLHHVIAMEALLADAGQTDLSRKVKQRAAALWMTDALRLEVAEVVGRAYARRSKYAHGDDTRDIDAKELEMLRRVAHGVMLRWLVTTVPTGLDLPLELDKTLLSDTARAAVVMEPLRAFFDAASPALLPSDAQRLRAT, encoded by the coding sequence ATGCCCGTCGCGCGCGGCCAGGACGTCGATCTGGACCGGGCGGTGGCGGAGTTCGGTAGGTTCTGTCGTGCCTCGCTGCCTTCCTCGGAGGACTGGCTGCTTCTCGACGGGGAGATCCCAGCTGGCACGCGGATTGAGATCGGCGAGTATGTGCTGGAAGCGCTTTCGGATGAGGAGACGAAGCAGCTGCTGCCGCCCATGTACGCCGTGATGCCGTCAGCTCCGGCCAGCTGGCAGAACGCGTCCGTCCTCAAGGGCGCTCCGTTCCTTCGGCGGGTGGTCCCGGATCGGCCCCTGCGCAGCGGTCACCGGTTTCCACTTCTGGAGATGCCGTCATGTCCCGAACTCCACCACTGGCGTCCGCTACTGCCCATGCTGCTGTGGAGCGATGATGTCATCAGAATGAATGCCTGGTTCATCGTCGAGCCGGGACGGTGCGCGGATCTGTACGCCCGCTCTGTGCCGGTGGTCCCGGACATCTATGCCACCGGCGACGGTCAGGAGATCGAGTACGAACGGCGAGAGACGGGGCTGTGGCGGCTGACGGGTCGGGACATTTCCCGGCTCGGCGCTTTCTGCGCGGCCGTCGACGGCTTGATCGGCGCGGTGCTCGAGGGCGCCAACGAGAAGAACAAGAAGGCCAAGACTCGGACACGGCGCCTGCAGCGCGCCGCCGAGCACCTCCTGCGGGCCGCCCACCGCACCTACGGCAATGATTTCGTGTGGGAGGAGGACGCAGACGAGGTCACGCTGCACCACGTGATCGCCATGGAGGCGCTTCTGGCGGACGCAGGGCAAACCGATCTCAGCCGCAAGGTGAAGCAGCGGGCCGCGGCTTTGTGGATGACCGATGCGCTGCGCCTTGAGGTCGCCGAGGTGGTTGGCAGGGCGTACGCGCGCCGCTCGAAGTACGCCCACGGAGACGACACGCGTGACATCGATGCGAAGGAGCTGGAGATGCTGCGCCGCGTCGCGCACGGCGTCATGCTGCGTTGGCTGGTCACCACAGTGCCGACCGGGCTGGATCTGCCGCTGGAGTTGGACAAGACCTTGCTGTCAGACACCGCCCGCGCTGCCGTGGTGATGGAGCCGTTGCGCGCGTTCTTCGACGCGGCTTCTCCTGCCCTGCTGCCCTCGGACGCACAGCGGCTTCGAGCCACGTAG
- a CDS encoding restriction endonuclease — protein sequence MLKDSSLRGYLLEESLAWLLRFGGYRLLVHEDQDPVELVTEGQTLRVRGRGALHQVDVLGEFAFTPAFSMPVRLFLEAKYYQTRCELEVVRNAHGVVHDVNENFMTGAGTRPRQRYKYSYALFSASGFTADAQKYALAHQISLVDLSGASFAWLLGHIGATATSLCTAQQHLSKSAPFPLNWMRSELRKALGTSPLELPPVHIPEGKFKQTAGTVIEDFATVLRQHSDAELLLGFPAAPFILPLAADDHRGFLEYAEAKPDHAVRIRRRGVGAAAEWTLSPADAVGAYELAFKLPEHIEEWISGIGEKERYRTAEVKKQFLSAITLYRMNGTGVRAYQLRYEASSLSRAGAP from the coding sequence ATGCTCAAGGACTCCTCACTGAGGGGCTACTTACTGGAAGAGTCGCTGGCCTGGCTGCTGCGCTTCGGCGGCTACCGGCTTCTCGTCCACGAAGATCAAGATCCGGTGGAGTTGGTGACGGAGGGCCAGACTCTACGGGTCCGAGGGCGGGGCGCGCTCCACCAGGTCGACGTTCTGGGGGAGTTCGCCTTCACCCCGGCGTTCTCCATGCCGGTGCGGCTGTTTCTGGAAGCCAAGTACTACCAGACACGCTGCGAGCTGGAGGTTGTCCGGAACGCCCACGGTGTTGTGCACGACGTGAACGAGAACTTCATGACGGGGGCCGGGACGCGGCCCCGGCAGCGATACAAGTACTCGTATGCCTTGTTTTCCGCGAGCGGGTTCACGGCCGACGCCCAGAAGTACGCGCTCGCCCACCAGATCTCTCTCGTGGATCTGTCGGGTGCCTCCTTCGCCTGGCTGCTTGGCCACATCGGAGCCACGGCAACGAGCCTGTGCACGGCGCAGCAGCATCTGTCGAAGTCCGCCCCCTTCCCGCTGAATTGGATGCGATCGGAGCTGCGCAAGGCGCTGGGGACATCCCCGCTGGAGCTGCCACCTGTCCACATCCCCGAGGGGAAGTTCAAACAGACCGCTGGCACCGTGATTGAGGACTTCGCCACAGTGCTGCGGCAGCACAGCGACGCGGAGCTACTCCTCGGTTTCCCGGCTGCGCCATTCATCCTGCCGCTCGCCGCCGATGATCACCGAGGGTTCCTGGAGTACGCCGAGGCGAAGCCCGACCATGCAGTGCGGATCAGACGACGGGGCGTAGGAGCCGCGGCGGAATGGACGCTCTCACCCGCAGACGCGGTCGGCGCCTACGAACTCGCCTTCAAGCTCCCAGAGCACATCGAGGAGTGGATCAGCGGCATCGGAGAGAAGGAGCGCTACCGCACCGCGGAGGTAAAAAAGCAGTTCCTGTCGGCGATCACCCTCTACCGCATGAACGGCACCGGCGTACGCGCCTACCAGCTGCGCTATGAGGCGAGTTCCTTGTCCCGGGCCGGGGCCCCGTAG
- a CDS encoding UvrD-helicase domain-containing protein gives MTARLSLYRKAEQELYKLDRSVKAQFYDFCHNFRNNPDLPGLRKKKLKGDSRIWSARVNQDYRALITPTGVDADGAESWLVIAVRHRKDVYEELQVAVNRVTGEIEFVDLAVVGDSALRRVGITLTPAEPEEQAPKLETVPEPEPAALALLSAYDAGQLRGLGVAEQLIDLALTVTTSAELDQLVESAPLLSKDILYGLAAGMDIDEVRNEITAPVKLDQQPDPDDFATAFSRTKVTTVDDAVRAVIEEGDFRAWKVFLHPTQDRIVHRHYNGPARVSGGPGTGKTIVALHRVKHLAEQLPPGHNKPILLTTFTKNLTTDLRLRLASLVEPELLARVDIAHIDQLAARVLGENTASGRGKQRVYDHVALNEMRQLLAELDDRRWEPEFLLEEWEQVILGQSVPTRSDYFKARRAGRGRALTRPERNHIWKLIEQFTARLDKLGVETWGQAAERAARFEIERAAKVRARREYKEEIGGKDLIHRDDSSGMRYIGYRYRHIVVDEAQDLRPAHWKMLRAMADPDQPNDMFVAGDTHQRIYDHQVALGALGVNIRGRASRLTLSYRTTKEILAEALRVVDPKTKNEKVTYDDLDDGTDTLAGYRSVLHGPKPDFNRYDTWDEELAGLATTLSTWREELSTDGKGASLDPSGRIAVCVADRDMVSQTMYYLATKAGITCAELTKDGPKGDGEVHVGTMHRFKGLEYQRLAIVGASDGIIPRTSVIERYRTEDPPRYEREQRKARSLLFVATTRARDALNISWHGKPSPYLPI, from the coding sequence ATGACCGCCCGGCTCAGCCTGTACCGCAAAGCCGAACAGGAGCTGTACAAGCTCGACCGCTCGGTCAAGGCCCAGTTCTACGACTTCTGTCACAACTTTCGGAACAACCCCGATCTCCCGGGGCTCAGGAAGAAGAAGCTCAAGGGCGACTCTCGTATCTGGTCGGCTCGCGTCAACCAAGACTATCGGGCCCTGATCACCCCCACCGGTGTCGACGCGGACGGTGCCGAGAGCTGGCTGGTCATCGCCGTCAGGCACCGCAAGGACGTCTACGAAGAGCTTCAGGTCGCTGTCAACCGCGTCACCGGCGAGATCGAGTTCGTCGACCTCGCCGTCGTCGGCGACAGCGCTCTCCGCAGGGTCGGCATCACCCTCACTCCGGCTGAGCCTGAGGAGCAGGCCCCCAAGCTCGAGACTGTCCCTGAACCCGAGCCTGCGGCGCTGGCGCTGCTCTCCGCGTACGACGCAGGGCAACTACGGGGTCTCGGCGTCGCCGAGCAGCTGATCGACCTGGCGCTCACGGTGACCACCAGCGCCGAGCTCGACCAACTGGTCGAGAGCGCACCGCTGTTGTCGAAGGACATCCTGTACGGCCTTGCCGCCGGGATGGACATCGACGAAGTCCGCAATGAGATCACCGCTCCGGTCAAACTCGACCAGCAGCCCGACCCCGACGACTTCGCTACAGCGTTCTCCCGCACCAAGGTCACCACAGTCGACGACGCAGTACGCGCTGTCATCGAGGAAGGCGACTTCCGCGCATGGAAGGTCTTCCTCCACCCCACGCAAGATCGCATCGTCCACCGCCACTACAACGGCCCTGCCCGCGTCTCCGGCGGCCCCGGCACCGGCAAGACGATCGTCGCCCTGCACCGGGTCAAGCACCTCGCTGAGCAACTGCCCCCCGGACACAACAAGCCGATCCTGCTGACCACCTTCACCAAGAACCTCACTACCGACCTGCGCCTGCGGCTTGCCTCCCTCGTCGAACCGGAGCTGCTGGCCCGCGTCGACATTGCTCACATCGACCAGCTCGCCGCTCGCGTTCTGGGCGAGAACACCGCCTCTGGCCGCGGTAAGCAGCGCGTATACGACCACGTGGCCCTGAACGAGATGCGCCAACTGCTGGCCGAACTCGACGACCGACGCTGGGAGCCGGAGTTCCTCCTTGAGGAGTGGGAGCAAGTCATCCTCGGCCAGTCGGTCCCCACCCGCTCCGACTACTTCAAGGCCCGCCGCGCTGGCCGGGGGCGCGCGCTCACTCGCCCCGAGCGCAACCACATCTGGAAACTCATCGAGCAGTTCACCGCCCGCCTCGACAAGCTGGGCGTCGAAACCTGGGGCCAGGCCGCCGAACGCGCCGCCCGCTTCGAGATCGAGCGCGCCGCGAAGGTCAGGGCCCGCCGCGAGTACAAGGAAGAGATCGGCGGCAAGGACCTCATCCACCGCGACGACAGCTCCGGCATGCGCTACATCGGCTACCGCTACCGGCACATCGTCGTCGACGAGGCCCAGGACCTGCGTCCCGCGCACTGGAAGATGTTGCGTGCAATGGCCGACCCCGACCAGCCCAACGACATGTTCGTCGCAGGCGACACTCACCAGCGCATCTACGACCACCAGGTCGCTCTTGGTGCCCTCGGCGTCAACATCCGAGGCCGTGCCTCACGGCTGACCCTGAGCTACCGCACGACGAAGGAGATCCTCGCCGAGGCTCTCCGCGTCGTCGACCCCAAGACCAAGAATGAGAAGGTCACGTACGACGACCTCGACGACGGCACCGACACCCTCGCCGGATACCGTTCCGTCCTTCACGGCCCCAAGCCCGACTTCAATCGGTACGACACCTGGGACGAAGAGCTCGCCGGACTCGCCACGACCTTGAGCACGTGGCGCGAGGAACTTTCCACCGACGGCAAGGGCGCCTCCCTCGACCCCAGCGGGCGCATCGCCGTGTGCGTCGCCGACCGCGACATGGTCAGCCAGACCATGTACTACCTCGCCACCAAGGCGGGCATCACCTGCGCCGAACTCACCAAGGACGGCCCCAAGGGTGACGGCGAAGTCCACGTTGGCACCATGCACCGCTTCAAGGGACTCGAGTACCAGCGCCTCGCCATCGTCGGTGCGAGCGACGGCATCATCCCGCGCACCAGCGTCATCGAGCGCTACCGGACCGAAGACCCGCCCCGCTACGAACGCGAGCAGCGTAAGGCTCGCTCATTGCTGTTCGTCGCCACGACCCGGGCTCGCGATGCCCTGAACATTAGCTGGCACGGCAAGCCCAGTCCCTACCTGCCGATCTGA